In Papio anubis isolate 15944 unplaced genomic scaffold, Panubis1.0 scaffold2269, whole genome shotgun sequence, the genomic window ctaggaaaaaaaaaaaaaaaaatgagctattaagccatgaaaagaaatggaggaaCCTGAAATGCATATCATTAACTGAGATAAGTCACTTTGAAAAGGCTACAAACTGTGTCATTCCAACTAtacaacattttggaaaaggcaaaagcaTGGTGACGACGAAAAGATCGGAGatgccagaggctggggcaggatggGTGAGCAGCCAGAGCATGggttttccttccctctttttaaggcagtgaaaataCTCGTAGGATCCTGCAAGGAGGGATACAAATCacgtacatttgtcaaaacccacagaatgttcACCACCAGGAGGAGACCCCATGTCAATCCAGGACCCTGGTTGATAACAGCGTATCCAGATTCCTCACATGGAACCAGCGTGCTCTCGTGGTGCAGGATGTGCCTGTGTCAGGGCAGGGGCTACATGGAAATTTTCTGCAGTTTTGGATCAAGTTTGCAATGAACTAAATCTGtggtataaaaataaagtctattaaaagaATCCAAGGCCCCCTCTCATCTCACGATAAGATAAAGTCCCCATCCATTTTGCTCCTTTCAGTCCTGGAGAAAGGAGAGGGCACGTCCCACCACCTGCCACCTGCATGGACCCCCGTCCAGACCCCACGCATCTTCTCAGCATCCTCAGACCAGCAGGACTTGCAGCAATAGTGGATTAGGCACCTGACTTCTCCTTCATCTACCTTTGGCTGGGGGCCTCCAGCCTTGACCTTCGCTCTGAGAGTTTCAGGCAGGTCCAGAGCCAGTTCTCCCATGACGTGATCTGTTTCCAGGGCAGGTTCCTGGGTGAGATAAAAGGATTTGGGCTGAACAGGGTGGAGGGAGCATTGGAATGGCACTCAGGGCAAAGGCAGAGGTGTGCATGGCAGCACCCTGgctgtccctgcaaagggcacaGGCACTAAGCACCAGAGCCGCCCGGGCCCCTAGTACGGTGCTGCCCTTTGAAGCCATACCCCAGCGTCCAGGCAACAGGTGGCTGAGGCTGCTGCAGATCTGGAGGGAGCAGGGTTATGAGCACCTGCACCTGGAGGTGCACCAGACCTTCCAGGAACTGGGGCCCATTTTCAGGTAAAGCCCTCCCTGGCCCTCGCTGGGAACACCCAGAGCCCTGTCCCTGCTGCCCAGGACCCTGCCGGGCACACAGTACTGCTGTTCCCAGCAGGCCCCAGCACTCTGCATCCTttggaggatggggagggagtGCTGCACGTGCTGGTCTGTGGTTCTGCCAGTGCAGGGGATGGTGCAGAGCAAACCCCAGCTCGCTGCAGAGAGGGCAGGACTCAGAGGCACTAAAGTTGAGAGGTTCCGAGGAGCCAGCAGGAGGGCTTCAGCTGTGAAGCCGCTAATCCAGGAGCCAGGAGGGTGGACAGGAGACACTTTGGATTGGAACTGCAGAGTGGGGCCAGGGGGGACATGACCCCGTCCAGCAGGGCCTTGTGCTTGGCCCCACAGGTACCACTTGGGAGGACCACGCATGGTGTGTGTGATGCTTCCGGAAGACGTAGAGAAGCTACAGCAGGTGGATAGCCTACATCCCCACAGGATGAGCCTCGAGCCCTGGGTGGCCTACAGACAACATCGTGGGCACAAATGTGGCGTGTTCTTGCTGTGAGGGGCAAcctgggagctgggagcagggtgggcagcctgggtgtggtggggaggtGAAAGAGGCAGGACCCGAAAGCACATCCATTCTGAGCCTGTGTGGTGGGCTGTGAGGGTGAGCACCCAGCCCACAGAATGGCCATCTCGTGGGGTCACGTCTGCCCTGCAACTGGGGGAAGCAGGACAGTGGTGGAGAAATGGGCACGGGCACCTTTGCAGAGGAGAGAACGCAGAGCAATGAGCCCTTCTGTGTAGCGAGAACCCGCTCTGCACCGACCTCGGCGGCTTCTTTCTCTTTCGGTCTGGGGACTCTCCTTCCCACAGGTCAGAAAACTG contains:
- the LOC116272850 gene encoding cytochrome P450 11B2, mitochondrial-like gives rise to the protein MALRAKAEVCMAAPWLSLQRAQALSTRAARAPSTVLPFEAIPQRPGNRWLRLLQIWREQGYEHLHLEVHQTFQELGPIFRPQHSASFGGWGGSAARAGLWFCQCRGWCRANPSSLQRGQDSEALKYHLGGPRMVCVMLPEDVEKLQQVDSLHPHRMSLEPWVAYRQHRGHKCGVFLLNVAERGNSSPPFHGGIHGAPTHSGCG